A DNA window from Chthonomonas sp. contains the following coding sequences:
- a CDS encoding TIGR00282 family metallophosphoesterase, producing the protein METYRILFLGDVVGKPGRKAVSEGLPKLVKEHAPLFVIINGENSAGGVGITPDIAEEFFRLGADAITLGNHAFNKREIIPYLDSGKPIVRPGNMPVGTPGVGITHLPEKQGVRLSVANLCGRVFMDSYDDPFAAADACATACAGRHLFLDFHCEATSEKIGMGLHMDGRAVAVVGTHTHVTTADEQILEGGTAYITDVGMCGPVRSVLGMRRDIILTRFRTTLPQRFEVADEPGVISGVVIDVLKETGRATAIQRIRHPEPTD; encoded by the coding sequence ATAGAAACTTATCGAATTCTCTTTCTCGGCGATGTTGTCGGGAAGCCCGGCCGCAAGGCGGTCAGCGAAGGTTTGCCGAAGCTCGTGAAAGAGCACGCCCCGCTGTTCGTCATCATCAACGGCGAGAACTCCGCCGGTGGAGTCGGCATCACACCCGATATCGCGGAAGAGTTTTTCCGGCTGGGCGCCGACGCCATTACGCTGGGCAACCACGCGTTCAACAAGCGGGAGATCATCCCGTACCTGGATAGCGGCAAGCCGATTGTGCGCCCGGGGAATATGCCCGTGGGAACCCCCGGCGTGGGGATCACGCACCTTCCCGAAAAGCAGGGTGTCCGACTGAGTGTCGCCAACCTCTGTGGACGGGTTTTCATGGACTCCTACGACGACCCGTTTGCCGCGGCCGACGCTTGCGCAACCGCTTGCGCAGGGCGACATTTGTTCCTGGATTTTCACTGCGAAGCCACCAGCGAGAAGATCGGAATGGGCCTCCACATGGATGGCCGCGCCGTCGCCGTGGTCGGCACTCACACCCACGTGACCACCGCCGACGAACAGATTCTGGAAGGCGGCACCGCCTACATTACGGATGTCGGCATGTGCGGACCTGTGCGTAGCGTGCTGGGAATGCGCCGCGACATCATTCTCACGCGATTTCGCACCACGCTACCGCAACGATTTGAAGTCGCGGATGAACCTGGTGTAATCTCTGGCGTAGTCATAGACGTCTTAAAAGAAACGGGGCGGGCAACCGCCATTCAACGAATTCGACATCCGGAACCAACAGACTGA
- the rny gene encoding ribonuclease Y: MTFEQILLPGLGAAVGGVVVWATLRGRIRELHLEKQLADQQGAIRAHKELSDLQAKLHDSEREVAEQSRVWQQRIEALSKLTVDEAREQMRQAVAAEAEEARREALREAKLDADNQARKLILSSIERSHVPIVNEATAAAVLLPSEEMKGRIIGREGRNIRAFEQAAGVDLVIDERPETVVISSFDPVRREVARIALMNLMFDGRIHPASIEEAVEAANHELERVARESGEQAAEMAKVPGLPPEVLLALGNLRFRTSLGQNVLNHSVETAEIGARLAHELRLSVPIVRAAGLLHDIGKSLSAPYDGPHALAGMKFLEDHGLPPAICLAVGAHHEEIPQDTNEAKLVAIADSISAARRGARRENLDTYLQRIKDLELIAGRHPGVDRTYALQAGREIRVFVRPDSISDKAAQTLAHDLAKQIEKELNYPGQIKVTIIRESRYSEVAT, translated from the coding sequence ATGACGTTTGAGCAGATTCTGTTGCCCGGGCTGGGCGCCGCCGTTGGCGGCGTTGTCGTTTGGGCGACTCTGCGCGGTCGGATTCGGGAGTTGCACCTCGAAAAGCAACTCGCCGACCAACAGGGCGCAATTCGTGCGCACAAGGAGCTCTCCGATCTGCAAGCGAAGCTGCATGACAGCGAGCGCGAGGTGGCCGAACAGTCGCGAGTGTGGCAACAGCGCATTGAAGCGTTGTCCAAACTGACGGTTGACGAGGCTCGCGAGCAGATGCGCCAGGCCGTCGCCGCGGAAGCCGAGGAGGCTCGCCGCGAAGCACTGCGCGAGGCGAAACTCGACGCCGACAACCAGGCGCGCAAGCTCATCCTCAGTTCTATTGAGCGATCCCATGTGCCGATCGTCAACGAGGCAACCGCGGCCGCGGTGCTATTGCCTTCAGAAGAAATGAAGGGCCGAATTATCGGCCGCGAGGGACGTAATATTCGCGCCTTTGAACAGGCCGCGGGCGTGGACTTGGTCATTGACGAACGACCCGAGACGGTCGTGATCTCGTCGTTCGATCCGGTTCGTCGGGAGGTCGCGCGGATCGCGCTCATGAACCTAATGTTCGATGGCCGCATCCATCCGGCCAGTATTGAGGAGGCGGTGGAAGCCGCCAACCACGAGTTGGAACGCGTCGCCCGAGAATCGGGCGAGCAGGCGGCCGAGATGGCCAAGGTGCCGGGCCTGCCGCCGGAAGTGTTGCTCGCGCTCGGCAACCTAAGATTCCGCACGAGTCTCGGTCAAAACGTTCTTAACCATTCGGTTGAAACCGCTGAAATCGGCGCGCGACTCGCGCACGAGTTGCGACTAAGTGTCCCGATCGTTCGCGCGGCGGGGCTGTTACATGATATCGGCAAGTCGCTCAGCGCACCTTATGATGGGCCTCACGCCCTTGCCGGCATGAAGTTTTTGGAAGACCACGGCCTGCCGCCGGCGATCTGCCTCGCGGTTGGTGCCCACCACGAAGAGATTCCGCAGGACACCAACGAAGCCAAGCTGGTGGCCATCGCCGACTCGATCAGCGCGGCCCGGCGAGGAGCGCGACGAGAGAACCTCGATACCTACCTGCAGCGCATTAAGGACCTCGAACTCATCGCGGGTCGTCACCCCGGTGTGGATCGCACTTACGCCCTGCAAGCGGGGCGCGAAATCCGCGTCTTCGTCCGTCCGGATTCGATCAGCGATAAGGCTGCGCAAACGCTTGCACACGACCTTGCCAAGCAAATCGAAAAGGAACTCAACTATCCCGGACAGATTAAGGTGACCATCATTCGCGAAAGCCGATATAGCGAGGTCGCGACATAG
- a CDS encoding PKD domain-containing protein gives MKTTAILLGLATQMAFGAGTILYTPTRTTSDQGIALKSWGSGTVSETDEVVFEGTKSIRISSRNYFQGGRVILNQSKALANEFESADNLLLIQFRAAGTGTMNGGAGGGRVGDGGAGDMGGPGLPGGAGGGNLGRGGRGGGAGAGAAAAPATLKRVRLVVTTSDGLKSEIYVDVPRGSDAAWKPLGVPLKAISGFGRTNKEIVEIAMSGDAVSSFYLGDIRVSNDSSPVSGDLNHSELNLALNDEIEFIANGYGGATPLKYTWDFDKTDGIQVDAEGSSIKRRFRKPGKFTVTVTIQDLYGLKKAYTRTCEVTVNP, from the coding sequence ATGAAGACCACGGCAATCCTCCTCGGCCTCGCCACGCAAATGGCGTTTGGCGCGGGCACCATTTTGTACACTCCTACTCGCACCACCTCCGACCAGGGCATTGCGCTGAAGTCGTGGGGAAGCGGCACCGTTTCCGAGACCGATGAAGTGGTGTTCGAAGGCACGAAGTCCATTCGCATTTCCAGCCGCAACTACTTCCAAGGCGGTCGCGTCATTCTCAACCAATCCAAGGCGTTGGCCAACGAGTTTGAAAGCGCCGACAACTTGCTGCTCATTCAGTTTCGAGCCGCCGGAACCGGCACCATGAACGGTGGGGCAGGCGGCGGACGCGTTGGCGATGGCGGCGCGGGCGACATGGGTGGCCCGGGTCTTCCTGGCGGCGCCGGGGGCGGAAACCTCGGTCGCGGCGGACGCGGTGGTGGCGCGGGTGCCGGTGCGGCAGCGGCTCCGGCCACGCTCAAGCGAGTTCGCCTGGTTGTGACGACTTCGGACGGCCTCAAGAGCGAAATCTACGTTGACGTACCGCGCGGTTCGGATGCGGCTTGGAAGCCGCTTGGAGTGCCCCTCAAGGCCATCAGCGGGTTCGGCCGCACGAACAAGGAAATCGTCGAAATCGCCATGAGCGGCGACGCCGTGAGCTCGTTCTATCTGGGCGATATCCGCGTGAGCAACGACTCCTCGCCGGTTTCGGGCGACCTCAACCATAGCGAACTCAACCTCGCCCTCAACGATGAAATCGAATTCATCGCCAACGGCTACGGCGGCGCAACTCCGCTCAAGTACACGTGGGACTTTGACAAGACGGACGGCATCCAAGTGGACGCCGAAGGCAGCAGCATCAAGCGACGCTTCCGCAAGCCGGGCAAGTTCACGGTCACGGTGACCATTCAAGATCTGTACGGCCTCAAGAAGGCCTACACGCGCACCTGCGAAGTCACGGTCAACCCGTAA